From the Thermococcus sp. 18S1 genome, one window contains:
- the sufB gene encoding Fe-S cluster assembly protein SufB, producing the protein MAQQSRLEEILKAGSLEEILGTAVPYPKEIELKGELTRDMVEELSRIKNEPEWMLRHRLKALELFHKLPMPKWVVGVEELDLESLTLYSKPEIGNEVKDWDDLPENIRRTFERLNIPEIEKKFLSGLTAVFDSESVYSNLKAEFEKMGIIMLPMEEAVQKYPDLVKKYFGRVFPAGEHKFSALHHALWSGGVFVYVPKGVRIPFPVEAFFVIGSALEGQFEHTLLVADEGSYIHFIEGCSAPMYKGFSFHDGMVEIYAHKNATVKFTTIQNWSRNVINFNNKRAIIEENAYVEWIEGSIGSQITYTYPSSVLKGEGARTAQYVVSLSNGPFMKDTGAKTWHLAPNTSSKIVSKSISANGGINIYRGLVRILKGAKNSTATVSCDSLILDEESKAYTYPHNQSDEPSASIIHEATTGKLGEDKLFYMNQRGISEEEAKSLIVLGFISEILEGLPFEYVEVLKKVIELEFSEVGGVG; encoded by the coding sequence ATGGCACAGCAGTCAAGGCTTGAAGAGATACTCAAGGCGGGCTCCCTTGAGGAGATCCTCGGTACCGCCGTCCCGTACCCTAAGGAGATAGAGCTCAAGGGGGAACTCACGAGGGACATGGTCGAGGAGCTCTCGAGGATAAAGAACGAGCCGGAGTGGATGCTCAGGCACCGCCTCAAGGCCCTTGAGCTGTTCCACAAGCTCCCGATGCCCAAGTGGGTCGTCGGTGTTGAGGAGCTAGACCTTGAGAGCCTCACCCTGTATTCCAAGCCGGAAATAGGCAATGAGGTTAAAGACTGGGACGACCTGCCAGAGAACATCAGGAGAACCTTCGAGCGCCTGAACATCCCGGAAATAGAGAAGAAGTTTCTCTCCGGCTTAACGGCGGTCTTCGACAGCGAGAGCGTCTACTCCAACCTCAAGGCAGAGTTCGAGAAGATGGGAATCATCATGCTTCCCATGGAGGAGGCGGTTCAGAAGTATCCCGATCTTGTGAAGAAGTACTTCGGCAGGGTCTTTCCGGCGGGAGAGCACAAGTTTTCCGCCTTACACCACGCCCTCTGGAGCGGTGGAGTCTTCGTTTACGTGCCGAAGGGCGTCAGAATCCCCTTCCCGGTCGAGGCGTTCTTCGTCATAGGCTCGGCCCTGGAGGGACAGTTCGAGCACACGCTTCTTGTCGCCGACGAGGGAAGCTACATCCACTTCATAGAGGGCTGCAGCGCGCCGATGTACAAGGGCTTCTCCTTCCACGACGGTATGGTCGAGATATACGCCCACAAAAACGCCACCGTCAAGTTCACCACCATACAGAACTGGAGCAGGAACGTCATCAACTTCAACAACAAGCGCGCCATCATAGAGGAGAACGCCTACGTCGAGTGGATAGAGGGCAGCATCGGCAGTCAGATAACCTACACCTATCCGTCGAGCGTCCTGAAGGGCGAGGGAGCTAGAACCGCACAGTACGTCGTCTCGCTGAGCAACGGCCCCTTCATGAAGGACACCGGGGCAAAAACCTGGCATCTGGCTCCAAACACCAGCTCGAAGATAGTCTCCAAGAGCATAAGCGCCAACGGTGGAATAAACATCTACCGCGGGCTGGTGAGGATTCTCAAGGGTGCAAAGAACTCCACCGCCACGGTCTCGTGTGACTCGCTAATCCTCGACGAGGAGAGCAAGGCCTACACCTACCCGCACAACCAGAGCGACGAGCCGAGCGCGAGCATAATCCACGAGGCGACGACCGGAAAGCTCGGCGAGGACAAGCTCTTCTACATGAACCAGAGGGGCATAAGCGAGGAGGAGGCGAAGAGCCTCATAGTCCTTGGATTCATCAGCGAAATCCTCGAAGGCCTGCCATTCGAGTACGTGGAGGTTCTCAAGAAGGTCATAGAGCTGGAGTTCAGCGAGGTTGGGGGTGTTGGCTGA
- the sufC gene encoding Fe-S cluster assembly ATPase SufC gives MLKVENLHVKVADKEILKGVDFELASGELHVVMGPNGSGKSTLALTIAGHPRYSVTEGRILFGGEDITSAKPEERARKGIFLSFQHPVEVEGVKVINFLQRTLKNLRGIDEVEAYDRIFQAVEELGFDSSMLSRELNVGFSGGERKKLEMLQAYLVKPKLLILDEPDSGVDVDSLKVIAGVIAKLHSEGTAILLITHYGRILEYLNPQRVHVLKDGKLVVSGGMELVKLIEEKGFAAVGGNGTAVKA, from the coding sequence ATGCTGAAAGTGGAAAATCTCCATGTTAAGGTTGCCGATAAGGAAATTCTGAAGGGAGTGGATTTTGAACTCGCCTCCGGCGAGCTTCACGTCGTCATGGGGCCAAACGGGAGCGGAAAGTCCACGCTGGCTTTAACGATAGCCGGACACCCGAGGTACAGCGTTACCGAGGGAAGGATACTGTTTGGGGGAGAGGACATAACCAGTGCAAAGCCCGAGGAGAGGGCCAGGAAGGGTATCTTTCTCAGCTTCCAGCACCCGGTTGAGGTCGAGGGCGTCAAGGTTATCAACTTCCTCCAGAGGACGCTGAAGAACCTTCGGGGGATAGACGAGGTTGAGGCCTACGACAGAATTTTCCAGGCGGTGGAGGAGCTCGGGTTCGACAGTTCAATGCTTTCCAGGGAGCTCAACGTCGGCTTCTCCGGCGGTGAGAGGAAGAAGCTTGAGATGCTTCAGGCCTACCTCGTGAAGCCCAAGCTGCTCATTCTGGACGAACCGGACAGCGGTGTGGACGTTGATTCCCTCAAGGTCATCGCGGGGGTTATAGCCAAGCTGCACAGCGAGGGGACGGCGATACTTCTCATCACCCACTACGGAAGAATACTGGAGTACCTGAACCCCCAGAGGGTGCACGTGCTGAAGGATGGAAAGCTGGTGGTTTCCGGCGGAATGGAGCTTGTAAAGCTCATAGAGGAGAAGGGCTTCGCGGCGGTGGGTGGTAATGGCACAGCAGTCAAGGCTTGA
- a CDS encoding ferritin, translating into MLSEKMLEALNEQLNRELYSAYLYFSMAAYFEDMNLEGFANWMKAQAEEELGHALRFYNYIYDRNGRVELKEVQKPPKEWESPLAAFEAAYEHEQFISKCINELAALAEEEKDYSTRAFLEWFINEQVEEEANVKKIVDKLKFAKDSPQVLFMLDQELGQRQPQLPGLLLQAGG; encoded by the coding sequence ATGCTGAGCGAAAAGATGCTCGAAGCCCTCAACGAGCAGCTGAACAGAGAGCTTTATTCGGCCTACCTGTACTTCTCGATGGCAGCCTATTTTGAGGACATGAACCTTGAGGGCTTCGCCAACTGGATGAAGGCCCAGGCCGAGGAGGAGCTTGGCCATGCCCTGAGGTTCTACAACTACATCTACGACAGGAACGGCAGGGTCGAGCTGAAGGAGGTTCAAAAACCACCAAAGGAGTGGGAGTCACCGCTCGCTGCCTTTGAGGCCGCCTACGAACACGAGCAGTTCATAAGCAAGTGCATAAACGAGCTTGCCGCACTTGCGGAGGAGGAGAAGGACTACTCCACGAGGGCATTCCTTGAGTGGTTCATAAACGAGCAGGTCGAGGAAGAGGCAAACGTCAAGAAAATAGTCGATAAGCTCAAGTTCGCGAAGGACAGCCCGCAGGTTCTCTTCATGCTCGATCAGGAGCTCGGCCAGAGGCAGCCCCAGCTTCCGGGGCTTCTCCTTCAGGCGGGAGGCTGA
- the thiI gene encoding tRNA uracil 4-sulfurtransferase ThiI yields the protein MIIVRYGEVGIKGGKRREFERKLRDNILAALRRKGIKGRAKIIRGRILVDAPDEAAQIIAKVPGVVSVSPAREMDYEDIPAYLKDALKGLNPKSFKVETQRLDKTFLKTSMEINREIGAFIVENFGWKVDLKNPELVVGIEIIAGKAYVFLEKLRGVGGLPVGTQGKVVVLLSGGIDSPVAAFLMLKRGAEVIAVHFDQGLNARNVVERVVDILEDYSPEPIELIVENHFEILKPYVSALIKARKQEWTCVVCKVAMLRRAAEIAREKGALGIVTGDSLGQVASQTLSNLYFETMSVRFPVHRPLLGMDKEEIVAIARKIGTYEAFLEYPYCDCPFRPERVVTSGKPEEFQRVLEVLEREGLV from the coding sequence GTGATAATCGTGCGCTACGGCGAGGTCGGCATCAAGGGCGGCAAAAGGAGGGAGTTCGAGAGGAAGCTCCGGGACAACATACTCGCCGCGCTGAGGAGGAAGGGGATAAAGGGGAGGGCGAAGATAATCAGGGGGCGGATACTGGTCGATGCCCCGGACGAGGCGGCCCAAATAATCGCCAAAGTGCCCGGTGTGGTTTCGGTCTCCCCCGCGAGGGAAATGGACTACGAGGACATTCCGGCATACCTGAAGGACGCCCTGAAGGGGCTGAATCCAAAAAGCTTCAAGGTCGAAACCCAGAGGCTCGATAAAACCTTTCTCAAGACATCCATGGAGATAAACCGCGAGATCGGAGCCTTTATCGTCGAGAACTTCGGCTGGAAGGTGGACCTCAAGAACCCCGAGCTCGTCGTTGGAATAGAGATAATAGCCGGGAAGGCCTACGTATTCCTCGAAAAGCTCAGGGGCGTTGGAGGTCTGCCCGTTGGCACCCAGGGAAAGGTCGTCGTTCTGCTGAGCGGGGGCATAGATTCTCCCGTTGCCGCTTTCCTCATGCTCAAGAGGGGGGCAGAGGTCATTGCGGTGCACTTTGATCAGGGGCTGAACGCGAGAAACGTCGTCGAGAGGGTCGTTGACATACTGGAGGACTACTCCCCCGAACCGATAGAGCTGATAGTGGAGAACCACTTTGAGATTTTGAAGCCCTACGTGAGTGCCCTCATCAAGGCGAGAAAGCAGGAGTGGACGTGCGTGGTCTGCAAAGTGGCGATGCTGAGAAGGGCCGCTGAGATAGCGAGGGAAAAGGGTGCGCTCGGGATAGTGACCGGCGACAGCCTCGGACAGGTGGCCTCGCAAACCCTCTCGAACCTGTATTTCGAGACGATGAGCGTGCGCTTCCCGGTTCACAGGCCCCTCCTCGGCATGGACAAGGAGGAGATAGTGGCGATAGCGAGAAAGATAGGTACCTACGAGGCGTTCCTTGAGTATCCCTACTGCGACTGCCCGTTCCGGCCGGAGAGGGTCGTCACGAGCGGGAAGCCTGAGGAGTTTCAGCGCGTGCTTGAGGTGCTGGAGCGGGAAGGGCTGGTATGA
- a CDS encoding ThiF family adenylyltransferase gives MVGVKMDFSRHFPIIGMEGQRKLSESTVAVIGAGALGSWEVYFLHKLGVGRIIVIDRDFVDESDLPRTIYTKEDVGKPKVEVLKERFGVIGHFEDLNPGTVSLLDEADLIIDGTDNIYTRQVVNDYAIKTGKPWIYVGVLATYGNIMPIIPGKTACFRCLMPKLPERPLPTCAIAGIMSYVPSFAASLAVALAAKILLGEEVESELFFFDLKSMDFEKVRIPRREDCPACVRKELTFLEKRIKVERMCDGSIQVTPPMPMSINLDEFAERLEKLGIEYLKTSQFIQFEDDYAEILVFKTGRMVIRGAEDEKEAKNFFARYLGG, from the coding sequence ATGGTAGGGGTGAAGATGGACTTTTCGAGACACTTTCCGATCATAGGAATGGAGGGACAGAGAAAGCTGAGCGAGAGCACTGTGGCTGTCATCGGGGCCGGCGCGCTGGGGAGCTGGGAGGTTTACTTCCTGCACAAGCTCGGCGTTGGAAGAATAATCGTTATCGACAGGGACTTTGTGGACGAGAGCGACCTCCCCAGGACGATATACACCAAAGAGGACGTCGGAAAGCCGAAGGTCGAGGTTCTGAAGGAGCGGTTTGGAGTCATCGGGCACTTCGAGGACCTCAACCCCGGAACGGTGAGCCTTCTCGACGAGGCGGACCTCATAATCGACGGAACGGACAACATCTACACGAGGCAGGTTGTGAACGACTACGCGATAAAGACCGGAAAGCCCTGGATTTACGTGGGTGTTCTGGCAACCTACGGCAACATAATGCCGATAATCCCCGGCAAAACCGCCTGCTTCCGCTGCCTGATGCCCAAGCTCCCGGAGAGACCCCTGCCGACCTGTGCGATAGCGGGAATAATGAGCTACGTTCCGAGCTTCGCGGCATCGCTGGCCGTTGCCCTGGCGGCAAAGATTCTGCTAGGCGAAGAAGTCGAAAGTGAGCTGTTCTTCTTCGACCTCAAGAGCATGGACTTCGAGAAGGTCCGGATACCGAGGAGGGAGGACTGTCCCGCCTGTGTTAGGAAGGAGCTCACGTTTCTCGAAAAGCGGATAAAGGTCGAGCGCATGTGCGACGGCTCGATACAGGTGACCCCGCCCATGCCCATGAGCATAAACCTCGACGAGTTCGCGGAGAGGCTTGAGAAGCTCGGCATCGAGTACCTGAAGACGAGCCAGTTCATCCAGTTCGAAGACGACTACGCCGAGATACTGGTGTTCAAGACGGGCAGGATGGTAATCCGCGGTGCCGAAGACGAGAAGGAAGCCAAGAACTTCTTTGCCCGCTATCTGGGTGGTTGA
- a CDS encoding bifunctional 2-polyprenyl-6-hydroxyphenol methylase/3-demethylubiquinol 3-O-methyltransferase UbiG has translation MGVKMHRFSPEHAHVLDSEWRRKIFPAEEVIEFAVGEVPQREAAVDVGAGTGYLTVPLARAFKKVYAIEINPKMAEKLEDRLRREGITNVEVIVTEEPPDLGDFDLAVFSSVLHEMERPEEYLRWAGEAFVLVAEWKKEPMPFGPPVEERLSPEDILRLAENFEPVKYRELEYHYLMLLKPKT, from the coding sequence ATGGGGGTTAAAATGCACCGCTTCAGTCCCGAGCATGCGCACGTACTGGACTCCGAATGGAGGCGAAAGATCTTTCCGGCCGAGGAGGTAATAGAGTTCGCCGTCGGCGAAGTCCCCCAAAGAGAAGCCGCCGTGGACGTTGGCGCCGGTACGGGCTATCTGACCGTGCCCCTGGCGAGGGCTTTCAAAAAGGTCTACGCCATCGAGATAAACCCAAAAATGGCGGAGAAGCTTGAGGACAGACTCAGACGGGAGGGTATAACGAACGTGGAGGTAATAGTTACGGAAGAGCCCCCGGATCTGGGGGACTTTGACCTGGCAGTTTTCTCCAGCGTTCTCCACGAGATGGAGAGACCCGAGGAATACCTCCGCTGGGCTGGAGAGGCGTTCGTCCTCGTGGCGGAGTGGAAGAAGGAGCCGATGCCATTTGGTCCTCCGGTGGAGGAGAGACTCTCCCCCGAGGATATCCTCAGACTTGCCGAAAACTTCGAGCCGGTAAAATACAGGGAGCTTGAGTACCATTATCTGATGCTTCTAAAACCGAAAACGTGA
- a CDS encoding nitroreductase family protein codes for MEFFEVLRKRRSVRRFQDKPVPHELVERLLQAAFLSPSSFNRRPWHFIVVDDREKLLALSKAKLGASGLATAPLAIVVTADESRSDVWVEDSSIAAEHIQLAAFDLGLSSFWVQIRNRMHDERRTAEDYVRELLGIPSNYRVLCIIGVGYPSEKKPPHGDEVFEWEKVSFNRFGEPWK; via the coding sequence ATGGAGTTTTTTGAAGTTCTCCGGAAAAGACGGAGCGTAAGGAGATTTCAGGACAAACCCGTGCCGCATGAGCTCGTGGAAAGACTCCTTCAAGCTGCATTTCTCTCACCGAGTTCCTTCAACAGGAGGCCCTGGCACTTCATCGTGGTTGACGATAGGGAAAAGCTCCTGGCACTCTCAAAGGCCAAGCTCGGCGCCTCAGGTCTGGCAACGGCTCCTCTGGCGATAGTCGTCACCGCAGACGAAAGCCGGAGCGACGTATGGGTAGAGGATTCCAGCATAGCGGCGGAACACATACAGCTGGCAGCTTTTGACCTCGGGCTGAGCTCCTTCTGGGTGCAGATAAGGAACAGAATGCACGATGAAAGAAGAACCGCCGAGGACTACGTGAGGGAACTGCTCGGAATACCGTCAAACTACCGCGTCCTCTGCATCATAGGGGTTGGTTATCCCTCGGAGAAAAAGCCTCCCCACGGGGATGAGGTCTTTGAGTGGGAGAAGGTAAGCTTTAACCGCTTTGGCGAACCCTGGAAATGA
- a CDS encoding cytochrome c biogenesis protein encodes MRRALLMLVILSLLIPLVSAGTVKYGNLSFHDVATDKELQELVSSNEGRYFFVFYHSESCPACNYMKTSVFPTATAEKALNGFVLVSVDVYKGRSITTLRYRVYDPVLVIQPENAGYYRPKTPGEEISVGVPGTPTMVVFKAVNGTMVLKGVAVGALNPDGLAYFLEKVTEGEESQTATQPGEQKSSTQGVSEASEGRSNLGLAVLLPIFSAGIVSVFSPCVLPVIVGTLSLTFARRKVEAIIAGMVASFALLGALVGSLGGYASQIQGALYLIGGVGFVVIGASFVSERVSTRMERLLSFSATDRVASKRGIAYDFALGSALGATWLGCIAPYVGFAVITAALSGDTLSGVIVMGTYGLGMGFTVYLLTASKDLGEWVNRKFLSGRLSLSGKGKARWEQALGVILILLGLMMLTELTPLKLWSSLFESLSQL; translated from the coding sequence GTGCGCAGGGCGCTTTTGATGCTCGTGATTCTATCGCTACTCATACCGCTGGTCAGCGCGGGAACCGTCAAATACGGGAACCTGTCTTTTCATGACGTCGCGACCGATAAGGAACTCCAGGAGCTGGTCTCCTCGAACGAGGGGAGGTACTTCTTCGTCTTCTACCACTCCGAGAGCTGTCCGGCGTGCAACTACATGAAAACGAGCGTCTTCCCAACGGCCACCGCCGAAAAAGCACTCAACGGGTTCGTGCTCGTTTCAGTGGACGTTTACAAAGGCCGCTCGATAACGACGCTTAGGTACAGGGTTTACGACCCCGTCCTCGTCATACAGCCCGAGAACGCCGGCTACTACCGGCCCAAAACTCCTGGGGAAGAGATAAGCGTCGGCGTCCCTGGAACGCCAACCATGGTCGTCTTCAAGGCCGTTAACGGGACTATGGTCCTGAAGGGAGTGGCGGTTGGGGCTCTGAACCCCGATGGGCTGGCGTACTTCCTGGAGAAGGTCACTGAGGGGGAGGAATCCCAAACCGCCACCCAGCCCGGTGAACAAAAGTCTTCCACCCAGGGGGTTTCAGAAGCCTCCGAAGGGAGGAGCAACCTCGGCCTGGCCGTGCTCCTGCCGATATTCTCCGCCGGAATCGTCAGCGTCTTCTCGCCCTGTGTTTTACCTGTCATAGTCGGAACCCTCTCCCTGACCTTCGCCAGGAGGAAGGTTGAGGCGATAATAGCCGGAATGGTGGCTTCCTTTGCCCTTCTCGGTGCCCTCGTCGGCAGCCTCGGCGGCTACGCCTCCCAGATACAGGGGGCGCTCTACCTCATCGGCGGGGTCGGCTTCGTGGTCATCGGCGCGAGCTTCGTGAGCGAGAGGGTAAGCACAAGGATGGAAAGGCTGCTGAGCTTCTCGGCCACGGACAGGGTAGCCTCAAAGAGGGGCATAGCCTACGACTTCGCCCTCGGTTCGGCGTTGGGTGCAACATGGCTGGGGTGCATTGCCCCCTACGTCGGCTTCGCGGTGATAACAGCTGCTCTGAGCGGAGATACGCTGAGCGGGGTCATCGTCATGGGGACTTATGGCCTCGGAATGGGCTTCACCGTTTACCTGCTGACGGCATCGAAGGACCTCGGCGAGTGGGTTAACAGGAAGTTCCTGTCCGGAAGGCTCTCCCTGAGCGGAAAGGGCAAGGCAAGGTGGGAGCAAGCCCTCGGAGTGATTCTAATCCTGCTCGGCCTGATGATGCTGACGGAGCTCACACCGCTCAAACTCTGGAGTTCCCTCTTTGAATCGCTCTCACAGCTATGA
- a CDS encoding DUF302 domain-containing protein, which yields MYRYRRKLSLGLKEAEEKFKAKLEEKGYKVVLEFTPSDVVKSKVGVDMEPYRILWVCNPKIFYEMTKEDYEIGSFAPCPVLFYLKDGETYVAINTADDVLEIIKEPLEVVRGVIEEL from the coding sequence ATGTACAGGTACAGGAGGAAACTCAGCCTGGGCCTCAAGGAGGCCGAGGAGAAGTTTAAGGCAAAGCTGGAGGAGAAGGGCTACAAGGTTGTTCTTGAGTTTACCCCGAGCGACGTCGTCAAGTCCAAGGTCGGCGTCGATATGGAGCCTTACAGAATTCTCTGGGTCTGCAACCCCAAGATATTCTACGAGATGACCAAGGAGGACTACGAGATAGGCTCCTTCGCCCCGTGCCCGGTGCTCTTCTACCTGAAGGACGGCGAGACCTACGTGGCCATAAACACCGCCGACGACGTGCTGGAGATCATCAAGGAGCCCCTTGAGGTCGTCAGGGGAGTCATTGAGGAGCTCTGA
- the msrA gene encoding peptide-methionine (S)-S-oxide reductase MsrA produces the protein MNRKENELDVAVFAGGCFWCMEEAFERLPGVIEAVAGYTGGWVENPTYELVSTGETGHREAVRVIYDPSKISYERLLEVFWKNIDPTDPYGQFADRGEQYRTAIFYLNDEQKALAEESRRRLGLSGIFDEPIATEILPAREFYPAEDYHQGYYLSFSEHYRRYKTYSGRLGFIKAVWEENRHFRLFPERERYWLGWRKPADSELRKLLTPLQYAVTQLGATEPPFRNEYWDNYEEGIYVDVVSGEPLFSSLDKFDSGTGWPSFTKPLEEWAIVEAGECEGLLCGREVRSRFAGSHLGHVFEEPTATGKRYCINSASLKFIPEEKLRRYGYVAYEGLFK, from the coding sequence ATGAACCGAAAAGAAAATGAACTTGATGTTGCCGTCTTTGCGGGCGGCTGCTTCTGGTGCATGGAGGAAGCGTTCGAGAGACTTCCGGGGGTAATTGAGGCGGTAGCTGGCTATACCGGCGGCTGGGTCGAGAACCCGACCTACGAGCTGGTCTCGACTGGAGAGACCGGCCACCGCGAGGCCGTCAGGGTCATCTACGACCCCTCAAAGATTTCCTACGAGAGGCTTTTAGAGGTCTTCTGGAAGAACATAGACCCGACCGACCCGTACGGCCAGTTCGCCGACAGGGGCGAGCAGTACAGGACGGCGATTTTCTACCTAAATGACGAGCAGAAAGCCCTTGCGGAGGAATCCCGGAGGAGGCTTGGGCTTTCTGGAATCTTCGATGAACCGATAGCGACGGAGATACTGCCCGCCAGGGAGTTCTATCCGGCGGAGGACTACCATCAAGGCTACTACCTCAGCTTTTCTGAACATTACAGGCGCTACAAGACATACTCCGGGAGGCTCGGCTTCATAAAAGCCGTCTGGGAGGAGAACCGGCACTTCCGCCTGTTCCCGGAGAGGGAGCGCTACTGGCTCGGCTGGAGAAAGCCGGCCGATTCAGAGCTTAGGAAACTGCTGACGCCCCTCCAGTACGCGGTCACACAGCTCGGGGCAACCGAACCGCCCTTCCGGAACGAGTACTGGGACAATTACGAGGAGGGCATCTACGTCGATGTGGTGTCCGGTGAGCCGCTCTTCAGTTCCCTCGACAAGTTCGACTCAGGAACGGGATGGCCGAGCTTTACGAAGCCCCTTGAGGAGTGGGCGATAGTTGAAGCCGGGGAGTGCGAGGGCCTCCTCTGCGGGAGGGAGGTTAGAAGCCGCTTCGCCGGTTCTCACCTCGGCCACGTCTTTGAGGAGCCAACGGCAACTGGGAAGAGGTACTGCATAAACTCGGCCTCGCTGAAGTTCATACCCGAAGAAAAACTGAGGAGGTACGGCTACGTGGCCTACGAGGGACTTTTCAAATAA
- a CDS encoding 2-oxoacid:acceptor oxidoreductase subunit alpha: MSEFRGEVSIVLGGAAGQGIQTVEGILTYALKRSGYHVYANKEYMSRVRGGINTTEIRVSSRRVRAFVKRIDILVPFKQGVLSWVEDRISDTTVVLGERENVEESFLNRVNLVEVPLTKLALETGSQLYLNTTAAGLIVGLFHGDFGAVGEYIRKRFGSKGENVVNKNIDAAKKGYDLGVKLCEEGTIRVEIERDEKVREEIILSGTEAVGIGALAGGMNFLSFYPMSPSTGVSTFAAQHAEEFGIIVEQVEDEISAINMALGAWFAGARAMVSTSGGGFALMSEALSLAGMAENPIVIHLAQRPGPATGLPTRTMQGDLNLVLYAGHGDFPRIILAPGSMEEAFHLSAEAFNLADRYQVPVIILTDQYFVDTYYNLPKPELGKVRFERHIVEARPGYRRYELTEDGISPRAVPGYGEEVVVANGNEHDEWGDITEDAELTRKMQEKRAKLKLETIRKNAPLPRLFGSEKARYLVVSWGSTLHVVEEAIEKLGRDDVALLHFSWVYPLNPETKRFFEGKTIIVVENNITGQFADLLRKELGVEVHHRVLKYDGRPFSVEEVFDALKGVIE; the protein is encoded by the coding sequence ATGTCTGAGTTCCGTGGTGAGGTTTCCATAGTTCTCGGCGGAGCGGCCGGGCAGGGAATCCAGACCGTTGAAGGAATTCTGACGTACGCGCTGAAGCGCTCGGGCTATCACGTCTATGCCAACAAGGAGTACATGTCCCGCGTGAGGGGCGGGATAAACACCACCGAGATACGCGTTTCTTCAAGGCGCGTTAGGGCCTTCGTGAAGAGAATAGATATCCTCGTCCCCTTCAAGCAGGGCGTTCTGAGCTGGGTGGAGGACAGGATTTCAGACACTACCGTCGTCCTCGGTGAGAGGGAGAACGTCGAGGAGAGCTTTCTCAACAGGGTGAACCTCGTCGAGGTGCCCCTCACGAAGCTTGCCCTCGAAACGGGGAGCCAGCTCTACCTCAACACAACCGCCGCCGGCCTGATAGTCGGCCTCTTCCATGGCGACTTCGGGGCGGTCGGGGAGTACATAAGGAAGCGCTTCGGGAGCAAGGGCGAGAACGTCGTGAATAAGAACATCGATGCGGCGAAGAAGGGCTACGACCTTGGCGTTAAGCTCTGCGAGGAAGGGACGATAAGGGTCGAGATTGAGAGGGACGAGAAAGTCAGGGAGGAAATCATCCTCAGCGGGACGGAGGCCGTTGGCATAGGTGCCCTCGCCGGAGGCATGAACTTCCTCAGCTTCTACCCGATGAGCCCCTCAACGGGCGTTTCGACCTTCGCGGCACAGCACGCAGAGGAGTTCGGGATAATCGTCGAGCAGGTTGAAGACGAGATTTCGGCGATAAATATGGCTCTGGGTGCCTGGTTCGCCGGAGCCAGGGCCATGGTGAGCACCTCGGGCGGCGGCTTTGCGCTGATGAGCGAGGCGCTGAGCCTGGCGGGAATGGCGGAGAACCCGATCGTGATACACCTCGCCCAGAGGCCGGGGCCTGCAACGGGCCTGCCGACGAGGACGATGCAGGGTGACCTAAACCTCGTCCTCTACGCCGGCCACGGCGACTTTCCGAGGATAATCCTCGCGCCCGGCAGTATGGAGGAAGCCTTCCACCTCAGCGCCGAGGCCTTCAACCTGGCGGACAGGTATCAGGTTCCGGTCATAATACTCACCGACCAGTACTTCGTGGACACCTACTACAACCTGCCGAAGCCCGAGCTGGGGAAGGTGAGGTTCGAGAGGCACATTGTCGAGGCAAGGCCCGGCTACAGGAGATACGAGCTTACGGAAGACGGGATATCGCCCAGAGCGGTTCCGGGCTACGGCGAGGAGGTTGTGGTGGCCAACGGCAACGAACACGACGAGTGGGGGGACATAACGGAAGACGCCGAGCTTACGAGAAAGATGCAGGAGAAAAGGGCCAAACTAAAGCTCGAAACGATAAGAAAGAACGCGCCCCTGCCGAGGCTCTTCGGAAGTGAAAAAGCTAGGTACCTCGTGGTTTCGTGGGGCTCAACGCTTCATGTCGTTGAGGAGGCCATAGAGAAGCTCGGAAGGGACGATGTGGCCCTGCTCCACTTCAGCTGGGTCTACCCGCTCAACCCGGAGACAAAGCGGTTCTTCGAGGGCAAAACAATAATCGTCGTCGAGAACAACATCACCGGCCAGTTTGCCGACCTTTTGAGAAAGGAGCTGGGCGTTGAGGTTCACCACAGGGTTCTGAAGTACGACGGGAGGCCGTTTTCCGTGGAAGAGGTTTTTGACGCCCTGAAGGGGGTGATAGAATGA